A region of the Planctomycetota bacterium genome:
CGCCACCTGCCTATCATGCTTAAAGCTGCCGGTTCAGTAAAGAAAGAGTTCCCCGATGCCAAATTCATCATCGGATGTGCGCCGGACATTACCGGGACGATGATTGAGAAACATACTAATAAGGCGGAGGACAAGTTTGAAGTGAAACCGGTTTTCAACCGGACGTATGAAGTAATGCAGGCAAGCGATTTGCTGATTACGGCATCCGGCACGGCAACGGTGGAGGCGGCTATTTTCGGAACTCCCATGATAGTTATTTATAAAGTATCGTTAATCACCGCGTCAATATTCGGGCCGCTTATCAAAACGCCTTATTACGCCATGGTCAACCTGATTGGGGGCAAACGGTTGGTGCCGGAACTGATGCAATCTAAAGCTAACCCCGATAATCTTGCCAAAGAGGCAATAAGACTATTAAAGAATAACAACCTTAAAGAAATGTCACAGGAGCTTTCGGCTATCCGCGGAAAACTTGGGATGCAAGGCGCAAGCAAGAAAGCGGCTGAAGAAATACTCAAATTATTCCCAGATGCCGGGTAATTGGTAACCGCACGGGCACTTGCCCTTCTTTGTTTCATTCTTAAGAATCTTGAATGCCAGGCGTTCAATCACCAGCTTTTTGCATTTAGGGCAATAAGTGTTATTGCCGTCATGCGGGGCAACATTGAACGTGTAGACATATTTTAAACCGGCATCCTGCCCAATTTTACGCGCATCGTCTATGGTTTGTAAAGGAGTCGGCGGAAGGTCTTTCAGCTTGTATTGCGGGACAAACCTGCCGAAATGGATGGGCGTATCTTCACCGAGCGTCTTTTTTATCCATTCGCACATCTCTTTTATTACCTTCATGTCATCGTTGTAGCCGGGAACGACCAAATTCACTATTTCCAGCCAGCGCTTCTCGAACTTTATGGTTTCCATGGTATTAAGCACCGGCTTCAGGGTCTGCCCGCAAATCTTTTGGTAGAATTTATCATTGAATGCCTTGAGCGTAACGGTGAAACCCTGAACATTCTTGCAAATATCTTTCAAAGGCTGGGTATTGATAAAGCCGGAAGTGCAGACGAGATTAAGGATTTTCTTTTCGGCAGTATAGGCGGTGACTTCCTTGACGTATTCCGGATAAACTGATGGTTCGGTAAAAGTAAAAACGATTGTTTTGCATTCTTTATCCTTAGCCGCATCCAGTATTTTCTCCTTTGGCATATCAAGATTATCCAGACGGTCCGGACGTTCCATTGCCATATTCCAATTCTGGCAATAAAGGCATCTTAGATTGCATCCGCCCACACCGAGCGCCACGGTATTGGTACCGGGACGGATATGGAAGAAAGGCCCTTTTTCTATCGGGTCTATATTCAAGACGCACGGATTATTATACGCCAGCGTATATAGAGTGCCTTTTTTATTTATCCGTGTATTGCATACCTGTATTCCGCCGTCCTTTAGGATATGCATGTTAGGGCATAAGGTGCATTGGACTTTTCCTCCGTCCAGTTTTGTATAATATTCAGCTTCTTTAAACGAAGACGTTTGGGCCCAGAGGTTCTCATGAAAATCAAACAACGCCTTCAAAGCAGGCGGCAAAACAGCCATGCCTATGCCGAGTTTGGCAAGGCTTTTGAAAAACTCCCGTCTTGAAATTGGCTCTGTCATGATAGCTTATTTTTTCTTGCGGTTCTTGGCGTTCGAATCGTCCTGACCACCCAAACCCGGATCATCCAGGTCTTTTGCCGGAGGCGGGGTAAAATTCTTAACCACTATCAACTTGGCTTCCAGTATGCCGAGCATTTTGGGATTAAGGAAAAACCGCCCTATCCTATCCAGTTTGGGCTTCCCTTGATTGCGGTATTCGGTAATTTCCTTAAGTTGTTCAGAAAGCTCCTCGGCTTTATTCTTTATCAGGAACTGGGAAGCCAATTCGTCCTTGTTCAGCTCGAACTCCTCGTCGCTCATGCCGCGCGCTTCGTCAACCAGCCCGAAAAGGCGCGCTTCTTCCTTGGCCTTTTCTTCATCGGTCAGCTTGCCGTGTTTTTCCTCGAATTTCTTGAACTGTTCCTCTAAAATCTTCTTGCGCTTTTCCTCATAAACGGCGGCGCGGACGGAACGGATTTTTCTCAATATGGCTATTTCCCTTTCATTGGACGATGCCTGCCCGGCCCTGACCGGATTCTTCTGGCTTTTGGGAGGCAACAAGCACGGTTTAAAGGTGTTGATTACTTCCTTTTGGGCTTCAGTCAGGATTTCTTCTATCTTGCTTTGATACGCGGCCTGTTTTACCTTGAATTCTTCTTGGAGCTCTTCAGCTTTATCCACCGTGGCATTCGCCTTACTACCCGTTTCCGGCGAGATATTAGACCCATGGGTGATTAAATCTTTCTTAAGCTCATCCAGCGACTTTTCCAAATCAGCCGCGACAATTTCCCCTTTTTCCTTATATGATTCCCTCAACTCATCCAATTCCTTTAACACGTTGATTATTTTACCAAACTGTTCCTCGGTAAGGTTAAGCCCGTTAATAAGATTGGTCAGGCTTATTTCCTCTCTTAAGGATTTGGATTTCTCCTGAATATCTTTCTCTTCTCCACGGACAATCCCGGCAAAAGCCAAAAGGCAACCAAACACGGCTATAATTAGCATTCTTTTTCCCATAAAAACTCCTTTCTTCACATAATTCGCTATATAATAAAACACTCATTCCGCCAAAATGTTTCTTTCAAAATATTATATATACGAAAATATCCAAAAGATTATCTTGACGCCGTAAACCGGGG
Encoded here:
- the amrS gene encoding AmmeMemoRadiSam system radical SAM enzyme gives rise to the protein MTEPISRREFFKSLAKLGIGMAVLPPALKALFDFHENLWAQTSSFKEAEYYTKLDGGKVQCTLCPNMHILKDGGIQVCNTRINKKGTLYTLAYNNPCVLNIDPIEKGPFFHIRPGTNTVALGVGGCNLRCLYCQNWNMAMERPDRLDNLDMPKEKILDAAKDKECKTIVFTFTEPSVYPEYVKEVTAYTAEKKILNLVCTSGFINTQPLKDICKNVQGFTVTLKAFNDKFYQKICGQTLKPVLNTMETIKFEKRWLEIVNLVVPGYNDDMKVIKEMCEWIKKTLGEDTPIHFGRFVPQYKLKDLPPTPLQTIDDARKIGQDAGLKYVYTFNVAPHDGNNTYCPKCKKLVIERLAFKILKNETKKGKCPCGYQLPGIWE